The Verrucomicrobiota bacterium JB022 DNA segment ACTACGCTGGACAACCTGCGCGCCGTCCGCGCCCAGATGCGCATTGGCGACCGCACGCTGTCGATCACCGAGATCGGTTTCCTGCGCGAAGACCCACGCGTCATCTCCATCGCGCTGCCCGATCGCTTCGTCCAGGCCGCCGAAAAAACGCCCTTTATGCTGGCCCGAGAGCCCCTGCGCTTCCCACAAGCCGTGCTCGTCGGCCAGCAGCAGGACCGCTACGGCGAAGTTGGCTTCCGGGTCAGCTCGGGCGCGAACGACTACATCAACCTCGACAGCCGCGTGCTCAGCCGACTCTTCGGCGACTTTGCCCCCGTGCGCGGCGACTTCGTCTTCGCCAAGACAGGGCACCTGATGGGCGTCATGGTCAGCAACGGCCAAGGCGTGGTGCTCCAGAGCCTGGAAAGCCAGGCCTACCTGCCCCTCGGCGACAACTTCCAGCTCGAACAGGCCCGCCGCCTCAAGACCCAGCTCACTCCGCAGGTGACGCCGTAGGATCGCGCGGCGCCACGCTTGCCAAGGGGTAGATCAAAGGGTATAGCATCTGCCCAACATGGCGTTACGGCTGAAAGTCGACCGTGAAGTGCAGCTCCGCCTGCTCAACCCCGATGAGTCCGGGACTGTGTTCGAAGAAGTCGAGCGGTCGCGCGAGCACCTGCGGACTTGGATGCCCTGGCTCGATCGCACGCGACACGCCGAAGACAGCCGCCCGTTTCTCGAACAGTCGTGGCGCAGCTACCACAACGGCGGCGGCTTCTCGCTCGGCATCTTTTACCACGGGGAATTTGCCGGGATGGCTGGTTTCCACGCCTTCGACGTGGCCAACCGCATCACCAGCCTCGGATATTGGCTGGGGCAGGGCTTTGAGGGCAAGGGCGTCATGCACCGCAGTGTCGAGCGCCTGCTTACCTATGCTTTCAATACGCGCCAGATGAACCGCGTCTACCTGCGCTGCGCCACCGGCAACCTCCGTAGCCGGGCGATCCCGGAGCGCATGGGCTTTGTCCACGAAGGCTGCCAGCGCGAAGCCGAATGGCTCTACGACCATTATGTCGACCTCGAGATCTACAGCCTGCTGCGCCGCGAATGGGAAGCCCGGCAGGCTCAGGCCGAACCGGAAACCGCCAAGCCCAGCCCCTGGACGCTGTTACGGATGGGGTAGGCAAACGTAAGTAGCTGGATACCAGCTACTGTTAGGAATTGCCGGCAGGGCGGAAAGCTTGACTATCAGGTGATAGATAGGTTTCCTCGGCGGCCTGATGAGCGCTGTCGAAGTTGGTCAAGAGGCTGTGGAGCTGTCGGTGGTCATTCCGTGCCTCAATGAGGCCGAAACGATCGGGATTTGCCTGGACAAGATCAATCGCGTCTTTGCCGAGCACGGCATCCGTGGAGAGGCTGTTGTGGGCGATAACGGAAGCACGGATGGATCCATCGAGATCGCTCGTGAAAAGGGCGCCCGCGTGATCAATGTGACGCAGAAGGGCTACGGTAACGCCTTGCGAGGCGGGATCGCTGCCGCCCGTGCCCCTTACATCATCATGGGGGATGCCGACGACAGCTACGACTTTCTGGAGATCCCCAAGTTTCTGAAGCAACTGCGCGCCGGGCACCAGTTTGTCTACGGCTGTCGCCTGCCCACCGGGGGCGGTACGGTCATGCCGGGCGCGATGCCCTGGTCGCACCGGCACATTGGCAATCCACTTTTCTCCCTGCTGGCTCGCCTGTGGTTCCACGCGCCGATTCACGACGTGTATTGCGGCATGCGCGGCTTTCGCAAGGATGCTTACGAAGAGCTCAACCAGCAGTGCACGGGCATGGAGTTCGCGACGGAGATGGTGATCAAGTCGAGCCTCTTCCGGCGCGACATCGTGGAGGTGCCCATTACCTTGCATCCTGATGGGCGTAAGTCGCGCAAGCCTCACCTGCGAACGATGCGGGATGGTTGGCGCACGCTCCGGTTTTTCCTGCTCTACAGCCCCCGCTGGCTGTTTCTCCTGCCGGGGTTGGTGCTGGGGCTGGTCGGCTTCGTCATCGCTCTGCTGGGCGGGTTCAAGGCCTCGATCGGTAATGCAGTGCTGGGAGTGCACTCTTTGACGGCTGGGCTGCTCATGGCCTACATCGGGCTGCAGACGGTCTTCTTTGGAGTGATTGCCAAGACCTTTGCCACCAATGAATCGCTGTCGCCCGCAGATGCCTTGCTGAAGCGGCTGCAGAAGTTTGTGACGCTGGAGAAGGGCATCCTGCTGAGCGTGGCCGCGATTCTGGGCGGCGTCGCGCTGTTTGCCATCGTGCTAGCCCTCTGGTGGCAGTCCGGTTTCGGGCCGCTGGATTACGCACAGACGCTACGGCTGGTTGTCCCCGGCACCTTCCTCATTGCCACCGGCTGGCAGACGCTTTTCTTCGCCTTTACCGTCAGTCTGCTCAGCATTCGCCGCCGGTAACGGATCGCCAGGGCGGTAGAGCAGCTGGATGCGAATACCCTGCCCTGTGATTCGCAAGCGCCAGAAGAGCCGATCCGGGAAGGCCCGGATCAGTTCCACATTTCGTGCCCCCAGGTCGTGGGCTCGCAGAACGGTCGCATTTTGCCAGTCCGCCTCGTTGTATATCAGAGGCAGGTGGGTAAAAGAAGGGTGTTCGATGCTGATCAGTGCTACGCTCTTTTGGCCCACATCCTCCATTTGATCAAGAGCTTCGTAGAATGCTGAGACTATGGGGGAGTCAAACTTGTACCACTGCCATCGCTGAGGTAGCTTTACACAGACGAGGGCTACTGCAATTGCCCCCACGCCCCACCAGGCTAGCCTAAGGCGCTTCGTTGAAAGGCGCTGTAACGCGATAGCATGGCCGCTGACAATGGCCACGATCCCCATGCCCGCAATCGGACCGTAATAATGGGGATAATTGTAAAATGACAACAGGCTTGCGCCCAAAACGATCAGCGCCGTCACGGCAGCAAGCCTCGCCTGCTTGTGCAAGAGGGCTAGCAGCAGGTATGGAATCATGCTCCAAGCAAAGAGCTTTATGAAGGTGGAGACTGCGGTGGGAAGGCCCCGTGACATGAAGGTGAAATTCTTAACCATCGGGTAGATCTGATCGTTGTAGAAAAGATCTAGAATCGGCTGAGTATAATTTCTCGATTCTGCGATGGGCTGAAACCAGAAGAGAGGCGTGAAGGAATAACGCTCTTCATAAAGTATGTATGGACTCTGAAGCGGATTGCCGGTTACAGCACTATTCAGTACCAGTTGAAATACAACCGTTGCCGCGAAGAGGACCCCAGCTGGCATCAACGGCTTCCAGAAATGCCAACGGTGGTGCGCGACCAGATTTATCATCAACCACGTCGCGATTGGCAAACAGGCAACGGCTCCTTCAAACGGGCGCCCCAGCAAAAGATGGCTGACTCCTGCGCCCATCAAAAGGGAATCTCTCCAAGATCCACCTCTACAGGTTCTCCAAGCTCCACCTATGGTCAGGGCACCACCAATCGCGGCTACATTGCCGCCCCAATAGGAGTAGTTCCAATAGAAGACGCTCCCGAACAGCAGTATTGTTAGTAAACCTCCAATGAACGCGTGCGTTGGGGTGACAATTGCGCGTGCTGCATAGTAGACAGATAGGACAAGAAGGAGCGATGAGAGCCAAATTCCTACAATTGGATGGGAAAGTAACTCTCCTACCGCCAGGTAAAGAGCTTGGCCTGGCGGGTACTTCGCCTGATAGCTGGGCTCAACCAATACGTGCAGGGTTTCAAAGAACTCGGCGGGCTGGGGGGACGAGTTGGTCAATCTGCCACTCGCAAAAGTCTCTGCCGCCAAGAGATTTGCCGCCTCATCGTGAATACGAATCTGAGGTGCGCCGTGAATGATGAAGGGCAGTATGGAAGTCGCCAGTGACAGGATCATCAGCAACAGGACGGCATGCTTGTCCTCAAACGGTGAGAGCTGTCTCTTAAATCGCCTTTCCATCGATAGCACTTGCTTGGGTCATTATTCTATTACTTGCGTCGGGCGAGGAGGAATAGTTTCCCCATCTCCTCCTGAAGTATCTCTGGATGGAAGCGGTCCTTGATCAGCGCGAGGCTCTCTTCACGACGTCCCAGCCAGTTGAAATAGGTGGTGGCCTCTTGATCTGTCATCGTTTGAAATGCATCGAGTTTTCCCCACATTTTCCTAGTCCACGAACAACTACTCAGACCATGCACGAAAAACAAAAAAGGGGTCATCCATGGCTCAACCAGGCATAGGCGACCCGTTTCCGGCTTGAGGATGCGCACGACTTCGTCAAGCGTTTGCTCCAGATCTCCCGGCAGAGCCGGAAGGTGGTGGACCCCGCCCTGGATCACTATAAGGTCAAATTGGCCATTTTTGAAGCGTGTGTTCCGGCAGTCCGCGACGTAAAGGTTACAGTCGACGGTGGCTTGCTTCAACAACGCTGGGGAAAGGTCGGCACCGCAGATATTCGTAAAACCTAGTTCCTGAAGCGCAAGCAATCCGTTGCCCCGACCACAGAACAGTTCTGCGATCGCGATTCCTCGAGGCATTCCGGTGATTCCCAGACGCTTAAGCCTCTTTTTGAACTTGGTTCGTTCCTGTTCAGGCGTTTCGAAACGGCTGTAGGCGTCCTCCCAGACAGGATTCTCGCACAACGCTCCCTCGTGCCAATAAGTTAAGTTTCCCATTATTGATACAGGTTCCAATCAGACGACAACGACTCGTTTACGCTGCCGCCCCGGCGGGCATAGCACAAGACATTTAACCGCGAGCGACCGTGCTCGATACGCTCATCGCTACCTTGGTAGCCATCAGCATGAAGCCGACCAGTGCACCCGGTCGGCTTCGTTATTCATGCTAAGGTATAACAGAGAAAAAAGAGCACCCCGGCCCCTTTAGGCCGGGATCTCCTGGAATCGTGCGATTTCGGTGGTCATGGGGCCGGCGGTGAGGGACAAGGGCTTGTCCCAGGCGCGGCTGGCGGCCTTGAGGAAGGCGTTGATCGCGGGCTCGTCGCAGCGGCTGCGCAGGGCGCCGATGCAGAGCGGCATCGAGAAGCTGAAATGCGGCCACACAAACAGCTTGTCGCGCAGGTGCGAGCGTTCCACTACCTGCCGGGGCACGAGGCTGAGGGCCATCTGCGAGGCGATGAAGAAGCTGACGGTCACGTCGTTGTCGTCGAGTTCGTAACGGCGCTGCAGCTTGAGCTTCTTCACTTCGGTGATGTGCTCCATCAGCCGGTAATATGAGCAGTTGGGGGAGGTGAAGACCCATGGGTAGCGGCTCAACACTTCCCAGTCGGGCCGGGCCAATTCCTCTTCCCAGGCGCGGGGGCCCACGACACAGATCTCTAGATCCGTCACGTGGGCGCTGGCGACTTCCGGGTGCTCGCAGGGGCCTTCGTAGAAGACGACGTCGAGCTCGCGGGCGAGGAGGCGGTCGAGCATGATGCCGCTGCTGCCATACTTCACCTGGAAGCCCAGCTTCGGGTAGGCATCGGACAGGACTCGGACGATCTGGTCGGCCCGGACGATTTCGGCTTCGTTGTTGATGCCCACGTGCAGGCGCCCGCTCAACTCGCCTTTCAGCGAGCCGGCTTTTACCTGCAAATCGAGGCAGGCCTTGAGGATGCGGTCGGCCTGGTCCCAGATCTCATGACCTGCAGGGGTCAGCGCCATGCCGCGTGGGCTGCGGATAAACAGCTTGAGGCCCAGCTCTTCTTCGAGCGTCTTGATGTGGCTGCTGACGGCGGGCTGGCTCATGGAAAGACGCTCGGCCGCCCGCGTGAGATTTTCTTCTTCCGCGACGGTAACAAACGTTTTCAGGTGGTAGAGTTCCATGAGTCGCCTCCTCTCGGCCGCTGATAGGTGCTAGTGCAGATGATTTTGCCGTTGATGTAGAGGCGAGGCGAGGGCTTTTTGCCCTTTTCTGTCTCGATCCTCCCACCGTTCCATACGCGCATGACGACTCGGGCCGGTGCATGATTCAGTTTCAGGACCATGGCGGTGCGCAGCCACGAGAGCCAAGCCTTTACAGGGTTGTGCTCATGAGTGGCGGCGGGTGCGGCGAACGGGATCGTCGTAGCTTTGAGCGTCTTCATGATGGGAGGTCGTTCAGTATTCGGTAAGCAGGCGGCGCCGTGAGAATAAACGAAACCGGCGCTGCTGGGCACCCGAATTGTGCTCCAGCGTAACAGATCATAGCAGAACAGGGCGCGTTCGGATATTTTGAGTTCCTGATGCAGCCCTCAGGAATTCTGATGGTACAGGGGTGCCCCTTTATCCTGGACGCGATGAATTGCGGTGCTCCGCGCCGATCTGGTTTTGGAACCGGTGATGATGACGGTCCAAGATCTCGGGCGAAGCCGACACGCTTGAGAAATGAAATCGGTGCAGAGCACCGCAGTCCCAGAGCGTCTTCAGTCCATCGAAAGCCTGTCCGGCTCCTCTATTTGCGCTTGGCGGCTCTCCGGGCGGCTTCTTTGGCCTGTTGCTCTGCGGCCTTCTCGCGGTGGTGGGAGGCGAGCATGTTTTCGAACGACAGGCCCGTCAGGCTCTCCAGTCGCTTGACGAGGTAGATGAGGATGCCGACGGTGATGATGAGGTTGGGTACAGCGATGATGGCGTAGCTCCAGCCCGTCATGGCGCCAACTTCGGCGTTGTATTGGGCGAGGTCGACGCTGGGCTCGGTCTTGATGAAGTAGCTGGCTACGAGGAAGTTGAGCAGGGCGCTGAAGAAAAAGCTGAGGCCGAGCAGGATCGTCGTGCGGCGCAGCAGGGCGTCGAAGTGCGGGGTGTTGTTGCGCTCGGCGAGGCGGGTCTTGATCGCCTCCACGTCAAAGAGCTCCGGCGTGTAGAGGATCTTGCGGATCAGCGGGAAAGGCGTAAAGAGGCTGCCGATCACCACCAGACCGATGATGGCGGGGATGGCCGTCTCCTTCAGGATAAACCAGTCGCGCGAGAGCTGCAGCAGGCCGATACCGCCGGTCAGCAGAATGCTGATAAAGCCGAGGATGCTGATGAAGTTGTACTTCTTGCGTTTGTTGAGATCGTAAAAGAAGTAGACGACAGGGAAGGCGAGGGCGATGAGCAACACCGTTACGGGGTTATCGATCCAGCGGTCGCCTTGGCCGAGGATGATGACCGGCAGGGCGATGTTGAGCAGGAGGTTCATGAACGGATCTTCCTGCTGCCGCGGCGAGGTGGTGTTTTCGCTTCCCATGTAGGCGGCTATGCTTAATTTACCGGCCATGAACGCAAGCCCGATCCGCTGCCTTGTTTCCGCAGGGCCCACCCGGGAGTATTTCGACCCCGTCCGCTTCTTGAGCAACCCCTCGAGCGGCAAGATGGGCTATGCCATCGCCCGCGCGGCTCAGGAGGCCGGCTGGCAGACCGAGCTGGTCAGCGGCCCGGTGGCGCTGGAGGCCCCGGAGGGCGTGGCGGTGACGCGGGTGGAAACGGGGCAGCAGATGTTTGACGCACTGGCCCCGCGCTTCGAGCACTGCGACGTGTTGATCATGACGGCGGCGATCATGGACTACCGCCCGGCGGAAAAGGCCACCCAAAAGGTGAAGAAAGACCAGCTCGACTTCACGGTGCGTATGGAGCCGGTCGTCGACGTGCTCAAGACGCTGGCCGCGCGCCGTCGCCCCGGCCAATACATCGTGGGCTTTGCCGCCGAGACGAACGACCTCGAAACGTATGCGCGTGGCAAGCTGCTGAAGAAGAACTGCGACCTGATCGTGGGCAACTACATCGGACGCCCCGACACGGGCTTCCAGGGCGACGAGAACACCGTTTTTCTCTTCGCGCCCGAACAGCGAGTCCGGCAGGTGGGCCCTGCGAGCAAGCTCGAAATCGCCCGCGAGCTGGTGCGTCTGGTGGGTGAGGCGAGGGTGGTATAAGGAATGCTTGCCGCAAAATCAGGCTTGGCGTCGGCTTGATAAGGGATAGGCTTCAGGCCTCTCTTATGGTCGACGCCTTTGTTTCTTTCGTTCTTGGCTTGGCGCTGCTGGGGTTCAGCTTCCGCAAATCACCGCAACTGCAGACGGGGGCTCAGCGAAGGTTGATCCTGCTGCGCGTGGGCGCGGCGTTGGTGATTTTGTTTGCGGTCGTGCGCCTTGCCACCGCCGGAGCCGCGCCCGAGGCAACGACCGGGGGCACTTCGTGGCAGCGTTTCGAGCTGCCGAGCGGCAAGGCATCGGCGTCGTTTCCGGCCCAGCCCAAGCCGATCTCTTTCAAGACCTGGGGCGAGGAAAACGTCGGCTTTGTGTTGGAACTGCCGGGAGAAGTGAGCCTGCGCCTCGGTGAAGCCCCCGTGCGCCCTCATGCGGTCCGCGAGACGAAGGTGGCGCAGCTCCGGCTCTTCTTGGAGGAAATGGGCGAGCTGCAGCACTTTGAAGACGATGGCACATTTGTCTTCTGTCGAGTCAAGGTCGGCCCCGACGCGGGTACCTATTACATCATGGAAGCCCAGATCTACCCGGGCGACCAGATGCGCCGCATCATCGCCGTCTACCCGGAAGGTTACGCGGGCGACATGCTCCCCATCCGCCGCTTCCTCAACTCCGGCCGGTTTGCGCTCTCGGGAGAGTCGGAGGGGATGGAGCAGCCTTGAAATCCGGGCCCGGTTGTATTAGCTTCTTCTCATGCAGATCGAGGAGTTAAAGCGCAAGGTGCAGCCTCTTTGCGAACGGCAGAAAGTCCGCCGCCTTGATCTGTTTGGCTCGCGGGCGCGCGCAGATGGGTCGGAAGCAAGCGATTTCGATTTTGTCGCCGAGTTTGAGGCGGTAGATCCAGAGAAGCTAGGTCGCTACTATTTCAATCTCTTGCACGAGTTGGAAGATACCCTGCACAAGCCCGTCGACCTACTGACATATGATGCTGTGGCCAAGCCGCGCTTGCGTCGGAATATCGAAGCCGATCGTGTGAATCTATATGCGCGCACAGATTAAGGATTTGATCGATGATGTGCTGGAGGCACACGAGCGCATCTCTAGCTTTGTCTCAGGGTATTCGTTTGCCGATTATGTGGCTGATGAAAAGACTCGCTTGGCGGTGGAGCGTTGTCTGGAGATCATGAGCGAGGCGCTTACGCGTATGGCACGCATAGATCCTGGGGTTGAAGTGGCGGTGAGGGATTATCGCGATATGCGGTCGTTCCGTAATATTCTGGTCCACGATTATGGGCGAGTTGACGACCGAATCGTCTGGACGGTGTTGCATGACCACCTTCCTCGCCTTGTGGAAGACGTGAAAAGCCTGCGCTCTTAGCCTCGGCTTCTGAAAAAGAACCCGGTGTTTTTTTTTCGTGTGGAGACAGAATTCTAGCCGCAGATGAAACGCAGATTTACGCGGATGAAAGAAGGCAGATAGAGATTCTTACATCCGGCATCCTGTCGTTCATGCGTTAGCCTGGGGCCGCGTCATTCTCCAATTCTCCTTATCCGCGTCAATCTGCGTTTCATCCGCGGCTAAAACACCGGATTGGGCGACAACCTGCCGCAGGCGCCTGGCCTTCGGCAGAGCCCGCCGTCACGTGTTCGTAACCCCGTTCTCGCTTGATAAAAGGGCGGACATTGCCGAACATACGCCCATGCCCGGACGTAACGGTAATAAAGGCAAGATCGCGTACTTCAACCGAGAATTGAGCTGGTTGGCGTTCAACCGCCGCGTGCTCGAACAGGCTGAAGACGAACGCTATCCCTTGGCCGAACGTGTCCGTTTCCTCACCTTCGTCGGCTCCAACCTCGACGAGTTTTTCGAGATCCGGGTCAGCGGTTTGATCCAACAAGTGGAGTCGGGCAGCACCAACACCGGGCTCGACGGACTGGGGCCCAAGGAGCAGCTGCGCCGCATCCGGCAGGTCGTCGCCGCACTGGTCAAGGACGCTTATGCGTGCTGGCAGGATCAACTGGTGCCCGCGCTGGCCAAGTCCAAGATCGTCTTCAAGAGCCGCGACCAGCTGACCAAGCGCGAGGTCAACTGGCTGAAGGAATACTTCGAGACGGAAGTGCAGCCGGTGCTCACGCCGCTGGCGATCGACCCGACGCACCCCTTCCCGCAGTTTGGCAACAAGAGCCTCAACCTCCTCCTCTGGCTCGACGACCCCGATACGCCGCAGACGGAGCTGATGCTGGCCTTCATCCCCGTGCCGCGCATCCTGCCGCGCGTCGTGCGCATCCCCGGCACCTCCCGCACGCCGCCGACCTACATCTTTCTCAACGACGTGATCAAGCACTTCGCGCAGCAGCTCTTCCCGGGCTACAACCTGCGCGCGGCCCACGCCTTCCGCATCACGCGCAATTCCGACCTCTACATCGACGAGGAGGAAGTCGAAAACCTCCTCCAATACATCGAGGAAGAGCTCTACAACCTGCGCAAGGGAGCGGCGGTACGTCTGGAGATCGAAGACGGCGTGGAAGACGAGCTGCTCCAGCAGTTGCTCGACGCGATCAAGCTGCCCAAGCAGTACGTCTACCGCATCCACGGGCCGATCAACCTCATGCGCCTCAGCACGCTGGTCGACCTGATCGAAGACAGCTCGCTCAAATTCAAGCCCTTCCACCCCTACACGCCGCCCAGCCTGCGCAACCCCAGCGGCATCTTCGACGCGATCCGCCAGAAAGACCAGATCCTGCACCACCCTTACGACGCTTTCGACCCGGTGGTGGAGCTGGTGCGCCAGGCCTCGCGCGACCCCAAGGTGCTGGCGATCAAGATCACGCTTTACCGCACGTCCAGCGATTCGCCCATCGTCAAGGCCCTGATGGAGGCCGCCCGCAACAACAAGCAGGTGACGGTGCTGATCGAGCTGAAGGCCCGCTTCGACGAGGCCAACAACATCACCTGGGCCAAGCAGATGGAAGAGGCTGGCGTGCACGTGGTCTACGGCTTCGTGGGCCTCAAGACGCACTGCAAGTGCATGCTCATCGTGCGCCGCGAAGAGAAGGGCCTGCGCCGCTACGCCCACCTCGGCACCGGCAATTACCACCCCAAGACGGCCAAGCTCTACACCGACGTCAGCTTTATGACCTGTCGCGAAGAGCTGACCGAGGAAGTGGCGGAAGTCTTCAACACCCTCACCGGCTTTGCCAAGAGCCCGCAGTTCCGCCACCTGCTCGTCGCGCCCTACAGCCTGCACCGGCGCATGAACCAGCACATCCTGCAGGAGGCGCGCAACGCCAAGAAGGGCCTCAAGGCGCGCATCATCGTGAAGTGCAACAGCCTCATCAACGAGGAGACCATCGCCAACCTCTACAAGGCCAGTCAGGCCGGCGTAAAGATCGACTGCGTGGTGCGGGGCATCTGCGGCCTCGTGCCCGGCGTCAAAGGCATGAGCGAAAACATCACTGTGCGCTCCATCCTCGGCCGCTTCCTCGAGCACAGCCGCATCTACTACTTCGAGAACGCCGAAGAGGGCCGCCCGCTCATCTTTGCCGGCAGTGCCGACTGGATGGACCGCAACTTCTACCGCCGCATCGAAGTCGTCTTCCCCATCGAAGACGACAACATCCGCCACTGCATCCTCGAAGGCATCCTTGAGCCCTCGCTACGCGACAACGCCTTCGCCAAGTTCCTCCAGCCCAACGGCGCCTACCTGCCCGACGAAAACAACAAGGCCCCCGACGCCTTCTCCAGCCAGCACTATTTCGTCGAAGACGCCGAACGCAAAGCCCGCGTCGTCGAAGTCGAAAAAGCTGAAGACGACGTGGAAGAGGGGGAGGAGTAGGGGTTATAGTTAGGTAAGGTTATGCTCGCAACCCCTGCTTTGCGTCGTTTACCTATCGGGCATGCCGCTGAGCGATTTGCGCCCGACTTCCCTGCCTCGAGTTTACGATTTGGTTAAGTCCGCTGGGCTTGATGTTCGCGATTGGAGTAACTATAAACATCCTGATAAGCCGGCTGGAAATCCTAAATACTGCTACGAGTGGGCTTTCTGGAGTGATTATCGCGTTGTATTGCTGCTTTGGATTCAGGACTTTGAGGAAGATCACAGGGGAATTTATCAAGACCTTGACTACAAAGAGAAAGAGGAAAACGGGAGTTGGAATTCGGTTCAGTTGAGAAGGGTGAAAAGGATGCAGGAAGCACTTCAGATCGCTTGGGATCAGAAGCTGCCTGTTTCAGTAATCATAAATGAAGGCCAACGAAAAGAAGACAGTGAATCAGGAGCATCTGTTGTCGACGCAAGGAAACTAGATGACCGAGACTGGTTTCTTGAGAGCTACAATGGCCATGGAGTGTATCGCCTGCGCAGAATTGAGGCGGAGCAGCGCGCCGTTAAATTAACCCGGCTTGTTTATAATTCCCTTGATTGGCGTTGTCCCTCCGGGGATGATAAACGAGAGTCATCCACGACGTATAGCGGTAAGAACGGGTTTGG contains these protein-coding regions:
- a CDS encoding GNAT family protein — translated: MALRLKVDREVQLRLLNPDESGTVFEEVERSREHLRTWMPWLDRTRHAEDSRPFLEQSWRSYHNGGGFSLGIFYHGEFAGMAGFHAFDVANRITSLGYWLGQGFEGKGVMHRSVERLLTYAFNTRQMNRVYLRCATGNLRSRAIPERMGFVHEGCQREAEWLYDHYVDLEIYSLLRREWEARQAQAEPETAKPSPWTLLRMG
- a CDS encoding phosphopantothenoylcysteine decarboxylase, whose amino-acid sequence is MNASPIRCLVSAGPTREYFDPVRFLSNPSSGKMGYAIARAAQEAGWQTELVSGPVALEAPEGVAVTRVETGQQMFDALAPRFEHCDVLIMTAAIMDYRPAEKATQKVKKDQLDFTVRMEPVVDVLKTLAARRRPGQYIVGFAAETNDLETYARGKLLKKNCDLIVGNYIGRPDTGFQGDENTVFLFAPEQRVRQVGPASKLEIARELVRLVGEARVV
- the ppk1 gene encoding polyphosphate kinase 1; this encodes MPGRNGNKGKIAYFNRELSWLAFNRRVLEQAEDERYPLAERVRFLTFVGSNLDEFFEIRVSGLIQQVESGSTNTGLDGLGPKEQLRRIRQVVAALVKDAYACWQDQLVPALAKSKIVFKSRDQLTKREVNWLKEYFETEVQPVLTPLAIDPTHPFPQFGNKSLNLLLWLDDPDTPQTELMLAFIPVPRILPRVVRIPGTSRTPPTYIFLNDVIKHFAQQLFPGYNLRAAHAFRITRNSDLYIDEEEVENLLQYIEEELYNLRKGAAVRLEIEDGVEDELLQQLLDAIKLPKQYVYRIHGPINLMRLSTLVDLIEDSSLKFKPFHPYTPPSLRNPSGIFDAIRQKDQILHHPYDAFDPVVELVRQASRDPKVLAIKITLYRTSSDSPIVKALMEAARNNKQVTVLIELKARFDEANNITWAKQMEEAGVHVVYGFVGLKTHCKCMLIVRREEKGLRRYAHLGTGNYHPKTAKLYTDVSFMTCREELTEEVAEVFNTLTGFAKSPQFRHLLVAPYSLHRRMNQHILQEARNAKKGLKARIIVKCNSLINEETIANLYKASQAGVKIDCVVRGICGLVPGVKGMSENITVRSILGRFLEHSRIYYFENAEEGRPLIFAGSADWMDRNFYRRIEVVFPIEDDNIRHCILEGILEPSLRDNAFAKFLQPNGAYLPDENNKAPDAFSSQHYFVEDAERKARVVEVEKAEDDVEEGEE
- a CDS encoding glycosyltransferase family 2 protein; translated protein: MSAVEVGQEAVELSVVIPCLNEAETIGICLDKINRVFAEHGIRGEAVVGDNGSTDGSIEIAREKGARVINVTQKGYGNALRGGIAAARAPYIIMGDADDSYDFLEIPKFLKQLRAGHQFVYGCRLPTGGGTVMPGAMPWSHRHIGNPLFSLLARLWFHAPIHDVYCGMRGFRKDAYEELNQQCTGMEFATEMVIKSSLFRRDIVEVPITLHPDGRKSRKPHLRTMRDGWRTLRFFLLYSPRWLFLLPGLVLGLVGFVIALLGGFKASIGNAVLGVHSLTAGLLMAYIGLQTVFFGVIAKTFATNESLSPADALLKRLQKFVTLEKGILLSVAAILGGVALFAIVLALWWQSGFGPLDYAQTLRLVVPGTFLIATGWQTLFFAFTVSLLSIRRR
- a CDS encoding VC0807 family protein, with amino-acid sequence MAGKLSIAAYMGSENTTSPRQQEDPFMNLLLNIALPVIILGQGDRWIDNPVTVLLIALAFPVVYFFYDLNKRKKYNFISILGFISILLTGGIGLLQLSRDWFILKETAIPAIIGLVVIGSLFTPFPLIRKILYTPELFDVEAIKTRLAERNNTPHFDALLRRTTILLGLSFFFSALLNFLVASYFIKTEPSVDLAQYNAEVGAMTGWSYAIIAVPNLIITVGILIYLVKRLESLTGLSFENMLASHHREKAAEQQAKEAARRAAKRK
- a CDS encoding class I SAM-dependent methyltransferase, with amino-acid sequence MGNLTYWHEGALCENPVWEDAYSRFETPEQERTKFKKRLKRLGITGMPRGIAIAELFCGRGNGLLALQELGFTNICGADLSPALLKQATVDCNLYVADCRNTRFKNGQFDLIVIQGGVHHLPALPGDLEQTLDEVVRILKPETGRLCLVEPWMTPFLFFVHGLSSCSWTRKMWGKLDAFQTMTDQEATTYFNWLGRREESLALIKDRFHPEILQEEMGKLFLLARRK
- a CDS encoding LysR family transcriptional regulator; the encoded protein is MELYHLKTFVTVAEEENLTRAAERLSMSQPAVSSHIKTLEEELGLKLFIRSPRGMALTPAGHEIWDQADRILKACLDLQVKAGSLKGELSGRLHVGINNEAEIVRADQIVRVLSDAYPKLGFQVKYGSSGIMLDRLLARELDVVFYEGPCEHPEVASAHVTDLEICVVGPRAWEEELARPDWEVLSRYPWVFTSPNCSYYRLMEHITEVKKLKLQRRYELDDNDVTVSFFIASQMALSLVPRQVVERSHLRDKLFVWPHFSFSMPLCIGALRSRCDEPAINAFLKAASRAWDKPLSLTAGPMTTEIARFQEIPA
- a CDS encoding nucleotidyltransferase domain-containing protein, with product MQIEELKRKVQPLCERQKVRRLDLFGSRARADGSEASDFDFVAEFEAVDPEKLGRYYFNLLHELEDTLHKPVDLLTYDAVAKPRLRRNIEADRVNLYARTD
- a CDS encoding DUF86 domain-containing protein, which produces MRAQIKDLIDDVLEAHERISSFVSGYSFADYVADEKTRLAVERCLEIMSEALTRMARIDPGVEVAVRDYRDMRSFRNILVHDYGRVDDRIVWTVLHDHLPRLVEDVKSLRS